Proteins from a single region of Tamandua tetradactyla isolate mTamTet1 chromosome 12, mTamTet1.pri, whole genome shotgun sequence:
- the CNIH1 gene encoding protein cornichon homolog 1, protein MVLPRGPRAAFPRCPRRCSSPAMAFTFAAFCYMLALLLTAALIFFAIWHIIAFDELKTDYKNPIDQCNTLNPLVLPEYLIHAFFCVMFLCAAEWLTLGLNMPLLAYHIWRYMSRPVMSGPGLYDPTTIMNADILAYCQKEGWCKLAFYLLAFFYYLYGMIYVLVSS, encoded by the exons ATGGTTTTACCCAGAGGGCCCCGCGCCGCCTTTCCCCGCTGTCCCCGGCGCTGCTCGTCGCCGGCCATGGCGTTCACGTTCGCGGCCTTCTGCTATATGCTGGCGCTGCTGCTCACCGCTGCGCTCATCTTCTTCGCCATCTGGCAC attatagCATTTGATGAACTGAAGACTGATTACAAGAATCCTATAGACCAGTGTAATACTCTGAACCCT CTTGTACTTCCAGAGTACCTCATCCATGCTTTCTTCTGTGTCATGTTTCTTTGTGCAGCAGAATGGCTCACACTGGGTCTCAATATGCCCCTCTTGGCATATCATATTTGGAG GTATATGAGTAGACCAGTGATGAGTGGCCCAGGACTCTATGATCCTACAACCATCATGAATGCAGATATTCTAGCATATTGTCAGAAAGAAGGATGGTGCAAATTAGCTTTTTATCTCCTAGCATTTTTTTACTACCTGTACGG CATGATCTATGTTTTGGTGAGCTCTTAG